Proteins found in one Desulfovermiculus halophilus DSM 18834 genomic segment:
- a CDS encoding propionyl-CoA synthetase, producing the protein MSNAYDQAFQRSVQDPEGFWGELAEDIHWFKRWDKVLDDSNKPFYRWFVGGEMNTCYNGLDLHVDNGRGDQVAFIHDSPVTESITKFTYRELRDLTAKFAGVLADLGVTKGDRVIIYMPMIPEACIAMFACARLGAIHSVVFGGFAANELATRIDDAKPKVLVSASCGIEVNRVIKYKPLLDKAIDLSTHKPDNCVIYQRRMEKAELKPGRDVDWNEAMDKAQPRDCVPVKATDPLYILYTSGTTGQPKGVVRDNGGHAVALKWTMKSIYNVDAGDVFWAASDIGWVVGHSYIIYAPLFKGCTSIMYEGKPVGTPDAGAFWRVISEHKVRSMFTAPTAFRAIKQRDPKAELLKNYDLSNFEILFLAGERTDPDTLHWAEDKLQVPVIDHWWQTETAWAIAANCMGLHQFPVKPGSPTKPVPGWDLHVLDSDNTELPPGEIGTLAVKLPLPPGALPTLWENDQGFVQKYLSEFPGYYTTADAGYMDDEKYVFVMSRTDDIINVAGHRLSTGAIEEVLSEHPDVAECAVVGVDDALKGQIPVGFVVLSAGVNRDEADIEQECVQLVRDRIGPVAAFKHATVVQRLPKTRSGKVLRGTIQKIADNKEYKVPATIDDPDILGEMEESLAKMGYGKGKTS; encoded by the coding sequence ATGTCAAATGCCTATGATCAGGCGTTCCAACGTTCTGTTCAGGATCCGGAAGGGTTCTGGGGGGAACTGGCCGAAGACATCCACTGGTTCAAGCGCTGGGATAAGGTTCTGGACGATTCCAACAAGCCTTTCTACCGCTGGTTTGTCGGCGGGGAAATGAACACCTGCTACAACGGGCTCGACCTGCACGTGGACAACGGACGCGGCGATCAGGTCGCCTTTATCCACGACAGCCCGGTAACCGAGTCCATCACCAAGTTCACCTACCGCGAGCTCCGGGACCTGACCGCCAAATTCGCCGGTGTGCTGGCCGACCTGGGGGTGACCAAGGGGGACCGGGTCATCATTTACATGCCCATGATCCCAGAGGCCTGCATCGCCATGTTTGCCTGCGCTCGTCTGGGGGCCATCCACTCCGTGGTTTTCGGCGGATTTGCTGCCAACGAGCTGGCCACCCGCATCGACGACGCCAAGCCCAAAGTCCTGGTTTCCGCCTCATGCGGGATCGAGGTGAACAGAGTGATCAAGTACAAGCCCCTTCTGGACAAGGCCATTGATCTCTCCACCCACAAGCCGGACAACTGTGTCATTTACCAGCGGCGCATGGAAAAGGCCGAGCTCAAGCCCGGCCGGGACGTGGACTGGAACGAGGCCATGGACAAGGCCCAGCCCCGGGACTGCGTGCCGGTCAAGGCCACGGATCCTTTGTACATCCTGTACACCTCCGGGACGACCGGACAGCCCAAGGGCGTGGTTCGAGACAACGGCGGACACGCCGTAGCCCTGAAATGGACCATGAAGTCCATCTACAACGTGGATGCCGGCGATGTCTTCTGGGCCGCCTCGGACATCGGCTGGGTGGTCGGCCACTCCTACATCATCTACGCTCCGCTGTTTAAAGGCTGCACCAGCATCATGTACGAAGGCAAGCCTGTGGGCACGCCGGATGCGGGTGCCTTTTGGCGGGTCATCTCAGAGCACAAGGTTCGGTCCATGTTCACCGCGCCGACCGCCTTCCGGGCCATCAAGCAGCGCGACCCCAAAGCCGAACTGCTCAAGAATTACGATCTCTCCAACTTTGAAATCCTCTTCCTGGCCGGAGAGCGCACCGATCCGGATACCCTGCACTGGGCGGAGGACAAGCTCCAGGTTCCGGTCATCGACCACTGGTGGCAGACCGAGACGGCCTGGGCCATTGCCGCCAACTGCATGGGCCTGCATCAGTTCCCGGTCAAGCCCGGATCGCCGACCAAGCCTGTACCCGGCTGGGATCTGCATGTTTTGGATTCGGACAACACCGAGCTGCCCCCTGGCGAGATCGGCACTCTGGCCGTCAAGCTCCCTCTGCCGCCTGGGGCCCTGCCCACCCTGTGGGAGAACGACCAGGGCTTTGTCCAGAAATACCTCTCTGAGTTCCCCGGATACTATACAACGGCTGATGCCGGATATATGGACGATGAAAAGTACGTCTTCGTCATGTCCAGGACCGACGACATCATCAATGTGGCCGGCCATCGCCTGTCCACCGGCGCCATCGAAGAGGTTTTGTCCGAGCATCCGGACGTGGCCGAGTGCGCCGTGGTTGGAGTGGACGACGCCCTGAAGGGCCAGATCCCGGTGGGCTTCGTGGTCTTAAGCGCAGGGGTGAATCGGGACGAAGCGGACATCGAGCAGGAATGCGTGCAGCTGGTCCGGGACAGGATCGGCCCGGTGGCCGCGTTCAAGCATGCCACTGTGGTCCAGCGCCTGCCCAAGACCCGGTCGGGCAAGGTGCTGCGGGGGACGATCCAGAAGATCGCGGACAACAAGGAGTACAAGGTCCCGGCCACCATCGACGATCCTGACATCCTGGGCGAGATGGAGGAAAGCCTGGCCAAAATGGGCTACGGCAAGGGCAAAACCAGCTAA
- a CDS encoding sigma 54-interacting transcriptional regulator, whose amino-acid sequence MTSTAPQPATLLIIDDDPVVRESVAVYLEDSGFTVLEAEDGFQGLELFRKDRPDVLLLDLRMPGLDGLDVLAEVTREDDNVPVIVITGVGVLQDAVTAIRHGAFDFVTKPISDLSVLEHSVENALRQTRLKRENENYRARLEQEVGHKSQSLEERTRELEAANQQLTMEMVERKRSEEAYRRSESQLREIISFFEGFIFTCTPEGRIDFVNDKLQEHIGADPSQDLCHAVICGREEPCSWCRMDLARQGQTVRTEFFNPRDERWYYVIHSPMYDNQGQVHKCQTIMVDITERKQTEDSLKQSEAKWRKQSERLQSFMRGSDRFMGIVGKSRAMQTVFESMLQAANSQAHVIIYGESGTGKEVVAHTIHTLSERGERPFITVHCGAIPENLIESEFFGYVKGAFTGAQADKPGYLDAAHGGTLFMDEIGELSLNMQVKLLRAIEGQGYTPLGGREAKHADIRIIAATNKDLSQLMQSGEMRKDFFYRIHIIPITLPPLRERTDDIPLLIHHFLQQSSTQGQPATLPKNIMQAMSSYHWPGNVRELQNTIHRYLAFGRIDFLSPREGDNGDQLSRKHHDLDQYGNHPPTLYEVLQAREKEYIEQLLQAYKWHRSRVAEILGVDRRTLFRKMKSHGLD is encoded by the coding sequence GGCCGGACGTTCTCCTCCTGGACCTGCGCATGCCCGGCCTGGACGGCTTGGACGTCCTGGCCGAAGTGACCCGGGAGGACGACAACGTTCCGGTCATCGTCATCACCGGGGTGGGAGTCCTTCAGGATGCAGTAACCGCCATCCGTCACGGGGCGTTCGACTTTGTGACCAAGCCGATTTCCGATCTCTCTGTCTTGGAGCACTCGGTGGAAAACGCCCTGCGCCAGACCCGGTTGAAACGGGAGAATGAGAACTACCGGGCCCGTTTGGAACAGGAGGTGGGACACAAGAGCCAGAGCCTGGAAGAGCGGACCAGGGAGCTGGAAGCCGCCAACCAGCAGCTGACCATGGAAATGGTCGAGCGCAAGCGTTCAGAAGAGGCCTACCGGCGCAGCGAGAGCCAGCTCAGGGAAATCATCAGCTTTTTTGAAGGCTTCATTTTTACCTGCACCCCGGAAGGCCGGATAGATTTTGTCAACGACAAGCTCCAGGAGCACATCGGGGCAGATCCCAGCCAGGATCTTTGCCACGCAGTTATTTGCGGCCGAGAGGAACCCTGCTCCTGGTGCCGAATGGATCTGGCCAGACAGGGGCAGACTGTGCGGACCGAGTTTTTCAACCCCCGGGACGAGCGGTGGTACTATGTGATTCACTCTCCGATGTACGACAATCAGGGCCAGGTGCATAAATGCCAGACCATTATGGTCGACATCACTGAGCGCAAGCAGACTGAGGACAGCCTGAAGCAAAGCGAGGCAAAATGGCGAAAGCAAAGCGAGAGGCTGCAGTCCTTTATGCGCGGGTCCGACCGCTTCATGGGCATCGTGGGCAAGAGCCGGGCCATGCAAACGGTCTTCGAGTCCATGCTTCAGGCCGCGAACTCCCAGGCCCACGTCATCATTTACGGCGAGTCTGGAACCGGCAAAGAGGTGGTGGCCCACACCATCCACACCTTAAGTGAACGGGGAGAACGTCCCTTCATCACCGTACACTGCGGAGCGATCCCGGAAAATCTGATCGAAAGCGAGTTCTTCGGCTACGTCAAAGGGGCGTTTACCGGGGCCCAGGCGGATAAGCCCGGCTATCTGGATGCAGCCCACGGGGGGACCCTGTTCATGGACGAGATCGGGGAGCTCAGTTTGAACATGCAGGTCAAGCTCCTGCGGGCCATTGAAGGCCAGGGCTATACCCCCCTCGGGGGCCGGGAGGCAAAGCACGCCGACATCCGGATCATTGCCGCAACCAACAAGGACCTGAGCCAACTGATGCAGTCCGGGGAGATGCGCAAAGACTTCTTCTACCGCATCCACATCATCCCCATCACTCTCCCCCCCCTTCGCGAGCGGACCGACGACATTCCCCTGCTTATCCATCATTTCCTGCAGCAAAGCAGCACCCAGGGGCAGCCCGCCACCCTGCCCAAGAACATCATGCAGGCCATGTCCAGCTATCACTGGCCGGGCAACGTTCGAGAGCTGCAAAACACCATCCACCGCTACCTGGCCTTCGGCCGCATCGATTTTCTCAGCCCCCGGGAGGGAGACAACGGGGACCAGCTTTCAAGGAAGCATCACGACCTTGACCAATACGGCAATCACCCTCCCACTCTGTATGAGGTCCTCCAGGCCAGGGAGAAGGAATACATCGAGCAGCTCCTCCAGGCCTATAAGTGGCATCGATCCAGGGTGGCCGAGATCCTCGGGGTTGACCGGCGGACGCTCTTTAGAAAGATGAAGAGCCACGGCCTGGACTAA